The region GAACGCGCGGCGCTCGCGCGGATGGCAGGATGCGCCGCGCGGCCGCGAATGCGCGATGCCGGCGAGCGACGGGAAGCGGGCGAGGGCGCGACGATCGCGACGGCGCGCGGCCCGCGAGCATCGCAGCGTGGGGCGATGGTGTGCCGGCCATCGCCGGCGACGGGCGAAGCCGTGTTGAACGACCGGCGATCGCAGCGGCGACGAGCCTCGCGCCGGAACGTGATGAGTGCACGGCCCGTGGGGCCGAGCCAGGCGGTGCGAGGCGTGAGTGCGTTGCGCGCGCCACGATGCGTCGCGCAAAGGCGTCGCGCTGGTCGGGCGTCCTTGGATTGAAGCTCCGCGCTGCGGGATCGGATCGGCGGCGGCCTACCGCCGCGTATGACAAGCGCGCACGCGGCGGACGCGATGCGCGCCGCCGAGCCGCGGCATCGGGCTATCCGCCGGAGCGCGCGCCCGAGCCGGGCGCGCTGGGCGCCGGCGACATCAGAAGTCCGGCATAACGCACGACATAGACGAGCAGCGCGGCCGTCCAGCCGATGCCCGCGACGGCAAGCCATTGCGCGGTCGCGGCGGGCGCGAGCGCGGGCCCCGCGACGCGCGCGAGCGTCGCGACGATCAGCAGCCCGTAGCAAATGCGTTCGGCGAGCTTCGCGACGGGTTCTCGCCCCGTGTGCTCGAGCGCGGTGCGCGTGATCATCCCGACGATCGCACAGCCGATCGCGCCCGTCGTGAACGTGTGCAGCGCGAGCGAGTGCGCGACGAACCCGTATGCGCTCAGGGCCGTCAGCGCGAAGCCGGCGGCGATCGATGCGTAGGCGACGTGCAGGATCGACAGCATCGGCCGCCGCCCAACCGCCCAGAAGCGCCAGCCGACGAGCCGCGCGGCATGCAGCGCGGCGGCGGCCGCCGCGAGCGCGGCGATCGCGGGTGCGGGCGCGCCCGTCGCGTCGGCGAGCAGCGCGGCGAGCGTCACCGACATCACCGACGATTCGACGAGCCGCCACTGCCTGACGGGCAACTCGGGCCGCGCGGTAGCCGTGATCGACGGGATGATGCGCCCGCCGATGATGACGATGAAGAGCACGAGCAGTCCGGCGGCGAGGTCGACGCAGCGCAGCGCCCAGTCGGCGTGGCCTTGCCGGATCCACAGGTGAAAGAGCGCGTTGAGCGCGGCGAGCATGCCGAGCGCGACGGGCAGGAAGATGCCGTGCCGATTTTTCGCGCCGATCAGCGCGCGAACGAGCGCATAGGCGATCGCCGGCAGCAATGCGATGTCGACCGCGGCCGCGGCCCAGCCGGGCCCGGTCCACATCAGCACGCGGCCGGCCAACCACAGCAGCCACAGCGCGGCGAGCGACGGGCCTTGCGCGGGATTCGTCGACGTCCAGGTGCGCAGCGACGTCAGCAGGAAGCCGGACACGATCGCGCCGCCGAAGCCGAACACCATTTCGTGCGCGTGCCAGAACAGGCCGCTCGCGGGGGCCGCGCGTCCGGCCGAATCGTGGCCCGCGAGCGCGCCGAGCCACGCGAGCATCGCGATCGCGCCGAAGCCGGCGCCGCCGAGATAGAAGGACCGGAAGCCGGTCGACCATAGCGCGGCATGGCGGCCGTCGGGCGGCGCGAGCGGGCTGTGGTTCGTCGAGCGGACGAGCGGCATGACGTTCCCCTTTTCGATATGTTGCTTTCTTGATGCATGATAGGAGAAGAAGCGCGCGCGTGCGCTGCGACAAGATTGCGCGGCCGCGGCGTTGTCCGCGCGCAAGGCGCGCGCGTCCGCGCGTTGACGCGGCGGACTAAGCGACGCGCTTGCCGGCGCCGCGGTGCGACGCCGAACGGCGCGCGAGCGCGATGCCGATCGCGAGCGTGGCGGCGAAGCTCGCGATCGCGAGCGCGGCGATCTCGCCGCCCGCGCGCGTGAGCGCGAACGCATCGAGCAGGCCGCCCGCCACGCGCAGCGCGACGGCCGCGTGCAGGAGCGCGAGCGGCGCGTAGAAGAACGGCCGATACGCGACGCGCAGCCGCGCGACGGCCGGCACGATGATCGGCATGTGCCCGAGGATCATCGAAAACACGAAGCCGAGCGTGAGCGCGTGCAGCGCGGCGTCGTGCGCCGGATGGCCGGGCGCGAGCGCGCCGTCCAGGCCGAGCGCGCCGCTCACCGCGAGCCACCCGTAGCCGGACAGCAGGCAGACGGCGATGAAGCGCGTGAGGCCGCGCTGGCGCACCGTGCGGCGCGCGACGTCGTAGCGCACGAGCCACGCCGCGAGCAGCAGCTCGCCCGCGCCGAACAGCCGCAGCGCGGGCAGCGGCTGCCATGACGCGAGCGCGGCGGCCGCCGGCAGCAGCGCGACGATGCCGCAGAAGCAGGCGCTCGCGCCGCGCGGCAGCGGGCGCACGCGCGTGAGCTCGAGCCGCTCGGCGGCGATCGTCAGGATCAGGAACGCGAGCCACCACGCGACGGCGGCGAACGGATCGCCCGTCAGCAGCCAGACGGCGTTGCCCGCCCACCAGCACCCGACGCTCGCGGCGAGCACCCACAGAAACAGCGCGGCTTGCCGCCGCAGCACCGTGGCGCTGACGGCGAGCGCGATGCTCGCCGCGCCGGTCAGCAGCGCGGCGGCGCGCATCGCCGGCGCGCCCGCGAGCAACGAGAGGCCGGCCGCGGCGGCCGTCGCGGGCACGAGATACGCCCAGCGCGCGCCGAGCGCGACCGCGCGCTCGACGCCGATCACCGCGCCGAAGAATACCGGAATCATCAGCACGCCGTGCCACGCGAGCCGCGATACCGCATGCGGGGGCGCCGGCGCGCCGAGCCGCGCGAGGCCTGTCGCGATGCCGCACGCGAGCAGCGCGACGATGACGACGCCCGCCGTCGCGCGAACGAGCGGGCGGGCGAGCGAAGCGGCCGGTTGCTTGGGGGCGGGCATGGCGTCGAGCGCGCGATGCGCGACAGAGGGGGGAACGATGCGTGAACGATGTGTCAAGCGATCGGCCAGCCCATCTGCTCGCGCGCGGCCTCGCTCATCATCTTCGGCGCCCACGGGGGCTCCCAGACGAGATCGACGTCGACGGGCAGCGCGTCGGAGGTGAGCTCGCCGAGCGTCGCCTGCACGTCGTCGATCACGACGCCCGCCATCGGACAGGCGGGCGACGTCATCGTCATCGTCACGACGATGCGCGCTTCGGTGCGCTCGATGCGGTAGACGAGACCGAGGTCGACGATGTTGACGCCGATCTCCGGATCGATGACTTCCTTGAGTGCTTCGCGCAACGCGCGTTCGTCGGGCGTTTCGCTTTCGCTTCGGATGGCTGAGGAATTCGACATGATGGCTCCGAACGCAACGGGGGGAGGAGGCCGGCGGGCCGTGCGACGTGCACGGCCCGCCGGCGATGCGCCGCGACGCTTACGTGCGTTGCGCGGCCTGGCCGACGGCGCGCTCGTCGGGCTGCGACGGCGCGGGCCGGCGCAGCAGGCGAAGCGCGAACCAGCCGAGATACAGCACGCCGAACGCGAACACGACGTCGCCCGGCACGCGCAGCCATACGAGCGCGTTCATGATCGGCGCGTGCACGATCTCCGGCGAGCGCGCATACCAGAGGCCCTGCGTCACGCTCGCGTACGCTTCATAGATGCCCGAGGGCAGGATCGACAGGAACACCATCATGAAGAGGCCGACGTTCAGCAGCCAGAACGCGGGCTTGAGCAGCGTATCGCGCCATGCATTGCGCTCGGACATGCCGCGCAGGCAGAACAGCATCAGGCCGATGCCGAGCATCCCGTACACGCCGAACAGCGCGGCGTGGCCGTGCGCGGGCGTCATGTTCAGGCCCTGCACGTAGTAGAGCGAGATCGGCGGGTTGATCGAGAAGCCGAGCAGGCCCGCGCCGACGGTGTTCCAGAGGCCGACCGCGACGAAGCAGAGAATCGCCCACTTGTACGACTGGATCCACGGCGCGGCGCTCGACTTGCGGTACGTCTGCCAGCCTTCGAAGCCCACGAGCGCGAGCGGCACCACTTCACAGGCGGAGAACACGGCGCCCACCGCGATGATCGACGTCGTCGCGCCGGTGAAGTACAGGTGGTGCAGCGTGCCGAGAATGCCGCCGAACAGGAACACGATGGTTTCCATCACGATCGCGCGGTTCGCGCTTTCGAAGCGGATGAGGCCGAGGCGCGCGAAGATGAGGGCGATCACCGCGGTCGCGAACACTTCGAAGAAGCCTTCGACCCACAGGTGCACGAGCCACCATCTCCAGTACTCGATCATCGAGTAGTGGGTGTTTTGCCCCCACGCGAGCGACGACGCGTAGAAGAGCCCGATGCACGCGGCGGACAGGAACACCATGCCGATCAGGCCGCGGCCTTCGGTGGCCTTGTTCTTCAGCGCGGGCATCAGCGCGCGGCCCATCAGGAACAGCCAGAACAGCAGGCCGACGAAGAGCAGGATCTGCCAGACGCGGCCCATGCTCGTGTAAGCGAGCCCCTGATTGCCGATCCAGAACGAGAAGTTCGTGCCGAGATGCTTGAGCGAGCCGAGCCAGCCGGTGACGGTCGAGCCGACGACGATGAAGATCAGCGCCCAGAACAGCACGTCCACGCCGAGTTTTTGCAGCTTCGGCTCGCGGCCGGACAGCAGCGGCGAGATATAGAGGCCCGTCGCGAGCCAGGCGGTCGCGATCCAGAGCACTCCGAACTGCGTATGGATCGTGCGGCTCACGACCCACGGCATCACGTCCGCGAGCGGAATGCCGAAGAAGCTGTGGCCTTCCACCGCATAGTGCGCGGTGATCGCGCCCATGAAGACCTGCGTGAGCAGCAGGCCGATCACGACGTAGAAGTACTTCTTCGTCGCGCGCATCGACGGCGTCGGCTTCACGTTGAAGAGCGGGTCGTTCGTCGGCACGGCGAGCGGCGCATCGTGCTCGCCGTGCGCGGTGTGATACCAGACCATCGCGGCGATCGCGCCGAGCAGGATGATCACGCTCGCGATCGACCACATGCCGTTCGCGGCGGTCGGCGTGTTGCCCACGAGCGGCTCGTGCGGCCAGTTGTTCGTGTACGTCGTGCCCGTTTCGCCGGGACGATCGGTCGTCGCCGACCACGCGGACCAGAAGAAGAACGACGCGAGCGCGGTGCGGTCGGCCGCGCCCGGCACGGCGCCCGCCGTCATCGCGTACTGGTCGCGCAGCGTGTCGAGCGACGGGTCGGCGCCGAACAACGCTTCGTAGTGCGAGGCGACTCGCAGTGCCGCCGCCGCGCGCGTATCCGACAGCGTAAGGCGATCGTTCGCGGCGTCGTAGCGGTTCGCGCGCATTTCATGCTTCAGGCGCGCATCGAGCATGCCTTGCTGATCGACGGGCAGCTTCTCGTACGGCGCGCCGAATTGCTGGCGCGCCCACGCGTCGCGCAGCTCGAGCGCTTCGCGGTGCAGCCAGTCCGCCGACCAGTCCGGCGCGACGTAGCTGCCGTGCCCCCAGACGGTGCCGAGCTGCTGGCCGCCCGATGCGAGCCACACTTGCTGGCCGCGCTTGATCTGCTCGCCAGTGAAAATGACGCGCCCATTTTCGCTGACGACCGTATTCGGTATCGGCGGCGCGGCGAGATAGATATCTCTGCCGAGCCATAGCAGGACGGCGAATGACGCGAGGCAGACGAGCCCGAGCCATGTCCATAAACGACGTGTGGAGCGCATGACCTCTCTCCTTTCAAGAGGGTGGATGTGGAGAAAAACGTTCAATGCGGCGGCGCAACGGGCCGTCGATTAAACATGTACAAAGAATGTATGTTTTAGCGGATGGTATGAGACGGCCATGCGGTTGTAAAGGCTCGATGCCGCGACAGGGCGGCGCGACGCCGTTGCGCGCGAGCCGCGAAGGCGCGCCGATATTGGGCCGCCGGGCTTGGCGGGAAAGGCGGCGTGTCAATTGGTCGCGGGCGGGCGCGATGTCGCGGCGCGAGGTGCCGGCGGCGCGCGGCGCGCGTGCCGAGACGGTGGCGCCGCGCGCGCGAACGACGGCGATTCAGCCGAGGCCGACGCGAATGGTCAGCGCGATCGGGGCGGGGACGGCGAGGGGAAGGGGGCCGGCGGACGGGCCGGTGAATGGGCGTGCCGGCGGGCGAGCAAGCGTGCCGTGCCGAATGCCCGTGATCGCGCGACGATCCATTTCAATCGTGAAGACGTGAAGACGTGAGAACGTGAGCGCGCGAAGACGACAGAGCAGGATGCCGCCGGGCAACGCGAACCAAGCAACGAAACGCGTCGAAAAGCGCGGCGACCACGCGCCGCATCCCGCTCGAAGCCTCTTCCGAACCGCTCGGTGAAAGCGCGGCAGCCGCGCACGCCGGTTCGCCGCGGCCGCGCACCGCGCTTGCGGCCGCCGTGATTCGGCGCCTGCAAGCGCGGCGTCGCCGAATCACGGCGCGTTCGCGATGGCGAGCTCCGCGAGCACCTTTTGCCGGATCGACGGCTTGATGTTCGATTGCGCCATGTCCGCACCGTAGTGCGCGACGACCCGCGGATTCATCACCCTGAACCACAGCGGCGGCACGTACGCGAGCAGGATCATCGCCGCGTAGCCGGCCGGCAGTTGCGGCGAATCGTCGAAGTGCCGCAGCGCCTGATACGAGCGCGTCGGATTCGCATGATGATCGGCGTGGCGTTGCAACTGATAGAGGAACAGATTCGTCACGACGTGGTTGCTATTCCACGAGTGCTGCGGCGTGCAGCGCTCGTAGCGTCCGGTCGGCAACTGCCTGCGGCCGAGCCCGTAATGCTCGACATAGTTCACGACCTCGAGCAGCGACGCGCCGTATGCCGCCTGGATCAGCAGGAACGGCACCACCTTCGCGCCGCCGAACGCGATCGCGGCGCTCCATAGCGCGACCGTCATCGCCCACGCCTGCAGCACCTCGTTGCGCCACGACCACGCCGAGCGGCCGCTGCGCGCGAGGCGCGCCTTCTCGAGCCGCCATGCGGACGCGATGCTGCCCGTCACGGTGCGCGGCAGGAACGCCCAGAACGATTCGCCGTAGCGCGCGCTCGCGGGATCGTCCGGCGTCGCCACGCGCACGTGGTGCCCGCGATTGTGCTCGACGAAGAAGTGGCCGTACGCGACGGGCGCGAGCGTGATCTTCGCGAGCCAGCGCTCGAGCGGGCTCGTCTTGTGGCCGAGCTCGTGCGCGGTGTTGATCGAGATGCCGGTGGCCGCGCCGAGCGAGAACGCGAAGCCGAGGTAGTCGTACCACGCGAGCGGCTGCGTGGCGACGATCCAGATCGCGCCCGCGAAGGCGACATAGACGACGAAGGTCGCCAGATAGACGACGTAGCGGTAGTAGCGTTCGCTTTCGAGCCGGGGCCCGATCGATTCGGGCGGATTCTCGCTGTCGACGCCGATCAGCAGGTCGAGCACCGGGATGACGCCGAACGCGAAGAGCGGCCCGAACCACCAGAACACGTGCCAGCCGGTCGACAGCGCGAGGAGCGCGGCGACGAGCGGCAGCGTGATCGTCAGTGCGCCGAGCAGCCACCAATAGCGTTTCGTGTCGGCCCAGTCGGCCGACACCGGTTGCTGGATTGCCATTGTCTCCCTCCAAGTTGGGTACCGATTTGTTCTGCTCCGACCGGCGGCGTGCGCGAGCGATGCGTTGTTCGCGCCGACGGGTTCGTGCCCGTTGCGCTGATTTATACGTGCTCAATTATCGTTCAGCCAAACATTCGGATTAGGGCGCAACCTCCAAACATCGGCGCGGCCGGCAGGCGCCGGGATCACGCTCGAGTCGGGCGGCGATTCAAACATCCGTGTAATCCACGATTGCCGAGCGAACGACGTGTAAAACCGAGGGTAATTCCGTATATTGGGGGCGGCGCATGCCGCGCGAAAGCGCGATATCGCGGGCGTTCGTCCGCCGAGCGTATTCGATCGGCCGGCGCCGCGCCTGCCGCGATACGGCCGGGCAGCGCCGGCCGTGTTTCGTCAGCTTTTCATCGGAGCCCTTCCATTGTCTTCATCCATCTCGATTGCGCCCGCCGTCGTCTGGTTTTGCGACGATCTGCGCGTGTCCGATCATCCCGCGCTCATGCGCGCCGCCGAGTCGGGGCGCCCCGTGATCGGCGTCTACGTGTTCGACGAGCGCGCCGGCGGGCGGCCGCTGGGCGGCGCGGCGCGCTGGTGGCTGCACGGCTCGTTGCGCGCGCTCGGCGCGGCGCTCGCCGCGCTGGGCGGCACGCTCGCGCTGCTGCGCGGTGACGAGCACGATACGATCGTTTCGTTCGCCGCGGCGCTCGGCGCGGGCGCCGTCTACTGGAGCCGCCGCTATGCGCTTGCCGCGCGCGCGGTCGACAACGCGGTGCAGACGGCGCTCGACGCGCAGGGCATCGCGGTCGAGACGTTCAACGCGAGCCTGCTGTTCGAGCCGGGCGACCTCGTCAACGCGGACGGCCGCCCGTATCAGGTGTTCAGCGCGTACTGGCGCGCGGCGATGCGCCGCGGCGTGCCGGCACCGCCGCTCGGCGCGCCGCGGCGCCTGAACGGCGGCGCGCTGCCGGCGGCGCTCGCGCGGCAGTGCGTGGCGCTCGACGCGCTCGGGCTCGAGCCGACGGGCCCGGACTGGGCGGGCGGCCTGCGCGACGCATGGCGTTTCGGCGAGGACGCCGCGCACCGTCGGCTGCGCGCCTTCGTCGACAGCCGGCTCGGCGGCTATGCGGCCGAGCGCGACCGGCCGGGCATCGCGTCGACGAGCCGGCTGTCGCCGTACGTGCGCTTCGGCAACCTGTCGGCGCGGCAGCTCTGGCATGCGGCCGCCGACGCGTACGCGCACGGCGCGGCGACCCAGGCGGACCTCGACAAGTTTCTGAGCGAGCTCGGCTGGCGGGAGTTCGGCTGGACCCAGTTGCACCACTTTCCGGACCTGCCGCGCCGCAACCTGCGCCACACGCTCGACGGCATGCCGTGGCGGGACGATCCCGCCGCGCTTGCAGCATGGCGGCGCGGCGCCACGGGCTATCCGTTCGTCGACGCCGGCATGCGCGAGCTCTGGGCGACGGGCTGGATGCACAACCGCGTGCGGATGGTATGCGCTTCGTTTCTCGTCAAGCACTTGCTGATCGACTGGCGGGCGGGCGAGGCGTGGTTCTGGGACACGCTCGTCGACGCGGACGCGGCGTCGAACGCCGCGAACTGGCAGTGGGTCGCGGGCTGCGGCGCGGATGCCGCGCCGTATTTCCGGATCTTCAATCCGGTCGCGCAGGGCCGGAAGTTCGATCCGGACGGCGCCTATGTGCGGCGCTGGGTGCCCGAGCTGGCCGGCCTGCCGCCCGCGACGATCCACGAGCCGTGGGCGGCGCCCGGCGCGCAGCTCGCCGCGGCAGGCGTGCGGCTCGGCGAGACTTATCCGCTGCCGATCGTCGCGTACGATGCCGCGCGCCGGCGAGCGCTCGACGCATTCGGGGCAATCAGATGAATCCTGTTCTGGCGCATTTAATCGTTCGTAATGGATATCGCTGAAATATTCAGAAAAGGTCAGATTTTTGATCTTTTTCAGTTGTTAAACTCTCGCTTTGTGCCGGAGAGGGTTTGACAGAGGCTAGCGCATGAACATGAAGGGCGGTTTTCCGCCGGAGGCGGTCGCTCCGGTCATATGGATGACGGGGTTGCCGGGGGCCGGCAAGACGACGACGGCGAACGCATTGGCGGAACGGCTGCTCGAGGACGGCGCGAAGGCGATCGTGCTCGACGGCGATGCGCTGCGCAGCGGCCTTTGCGCCGATCTCGGCTTTTCCGACGCGGACCGGATGGAAAACATTCGCCGCTTCGCGCACGTCGCCAAGCTGTTTCAGCGCGAAGGCTATGTCGTGATCGTCGCGACGATCTCGCCGCTGCAGGCGCATCGCGATCTCGCGCGCTCGATCGTCGGCGAAGGCTTTTTCGAGACCTACGTGGCGACGCCGTTCGACGTGTGCCGCTCGCGGGACCCGAAGGGGATGTACGCGCGCGCCGAACAGGGGCGGCTGATGCAGTTCACGGGCGTGTCGGGAGTGTACGAGCCGCCCGTCGCGCCGGATATCTCGATCGACACGACGGAGCGCAGCGTGGCGTTTTCGCTTGCCGAAGTCATGGCGCAGCTCGCGCGGGTGAGCGCGCTGCCCGCGCCGCTCGACGCGGCGGCGTCCGCACCGGTTGCCGCATCCGCCCCCGCCGCCGCGGGCGGCTGATGGGCGTTCGATTCGCGCGTGCCGCGCGGGCGCGCTCGCGGATCGCGCGCGCCCTTTCGGCGCAGGCCGCCGCGCCCGCGGCGCTGTTCGCCTCCGCCCGATCGTGGGCGGTCAACTGACGCGTCGCGCCGCTTCGCATCGCCGGTATCGGCGAGCGCTGCGCACTGCCGCGCAGCGCCGCAGTGCGTCCGTCCGCGGGCGTAAAGGCGCGTGAAGGTGCGTGAAGGCGCATGAAGAGGCGGCGTCGCCGCAGCCGCGCCGTCCGTCAGCGGCCCGGTCGCCGTCTGCCGGGGCGCACGCGGCGCGCGTCATTCAACTGACGAATGCGCGGGTGCATCCTGTACTGCAATGCGCGCGTCGTTGCCGTCGTGCGAGCGCGCGTGTCGCTCGTGCGGCGCGCGAATTCACTCGCTGGTTAAAAAGCGCGATGGCGCGTGCCGCGCATGTCGATGCACCCGCTGTCTTTCGCCCGATTTCCATTCGCGTTTCATTCGCTTTTCACCTGCTTTTCATCCGCGTTTCATTCGTTTCGCGCAATGCGCGTTCAAGGGCTTTTTTGAGATGCGCGCGTGCCGTGCGTGAATAATCCGCGCAAGCATTGAATGATCTCTTCGGCTATTCGAGCGGCGTATGGGGCCGTTTTGCGGAATGAAAAAATCTCATTTGCCCGACGGTCGCGGCGCATGTGTAATTCAAACCGCATTACACGATGACGTAAACCGCATAAGCACAATCAATCATAAATACATGCTGATCATTCGGGCCGGTTGATCTTGCCTCGCATTGCCGCGTCGGACGCGGCGCATCGTACCGCTAGCGAGAAACTTCGGCTTGTCCGGGCATGGAGAACCGATGAGGGCGGCGATGGGGAACTGGGCGGAGGATCTGCTGGCGGGGCTCGACAGCGCACGATCCGAGGAAGAGGCGTTTCGAAGCGTCGAAACCGCGGCGGCGGCGCTCGATTTCGAATACTGCGCATACGGGCTGCGCGTGCCGTGGCCGCTGTCCAGGCCGCGCATCGAGACGCGCAGCAACTTTCCCGAGCAATGGAAGCGGCGCTACGTCGAGGCGGGTTTCCTCGATGTCGATCCGATTCTCGCGCACGGCCGCCGATCGCAGCAACCGGTCGTCCTCGCCGAGACGCTGTTTGCGTCCGCGCACCAGATGTGG is a window of Burkholderia mallei ATCC 23344 DNA encoding:
- a CDS encoding metal-sulfur cluster assembly factor, whose amino-acid sequence is MSNSSAIRSESETPDERALREALKEVIDPEIGVNIVDLGLVYRIERTEARIVVTMTMTSPACPMAGVVIDDVQATLGELTSDALPVDVDLVWEPPWAPKMMSEAAREQMGWPIA
- the cysC gene encoding adenylyl-sulfate kinase, whose translation is MNMKGGFPPEAVAPVIWMTGLPGAGKTTTANALAERLLEDGAKAIVLDGDALRSGLCADLGFSDADRMENIRRFAHVAKLFQREGYVVIVATISPLQAHRDLARSIVGEGFFETYVATPFDVCRSRDPKGMYARAEQGRLMQFTGVSGVYEPPVAPDISIDTTERSVAFSLAEVMAQLARVSALPAPLDAAASAPVAASAPAAAGG
- a CDS encoding cryptochrome/photolyase family protein gives rise to the protein MSSSISIAPAVVWFCDDLRVSDHPALMRAAESGRPVIGVYVFDERAGGRPLGGAARWWLHGSLRALGAALAALGGTLALLRGDEHDTIVSFAAALGAGAVYWSRRYALAARAVDNAVQTALDAQGIAVETFNASLLFEPGDLVNADGRPYQVFSAYWRAAMRRGVPAPPLGAPRRLNGGALPAALARQCVALDALGLEPTGPDWAGGLRDAWRFGEDAAHRRLRAFVDSRLGGYAAERDRPGIASTSRLSPYVRFGNLSARQLWHAAADAYAHGAATQADLDKFLSELGWREFGWTQLHHFPDLPRRNLRHTLDGMPWRDDPAALAAWRRGATGYPFVDAGMRELWATGWMHNRVRMVCASFLVKHLLIDWRAGEAWFWDTLVDADAASNAANWQWVAGCGADAAPYFRIFNPVAQGRKFDPDGAYVRRWVPELAGLPPATIHEPWAAPGAQLAAAGVRLGETYPLPIVAYDAARRRALDAFGAIR
- a CDS encoding alkane 1-monooxygenase codes for the protein MAIQQPVSADWADTKRYWWLLGALTITLPLVAALLALSTGWHVFWWFGPLFAFGVIPVLDLLIGVDSENPPESIGPRLESERYYRYVVYLATFVVYVAFAGAIWIVATQPLAWYDYLGFAFSLGAATGISINTAHELGHKTSPLERWLAKITLAPVAYGHFFVEHNRGHHVRVATPDDPASARYGESFWAFLPRTVTGSIASAWRLEKARLARSGRSAWSWRNEVLQAWAMTVALWSAAIAFGGAKVVPFLLIQAAYGASLLEVVNYVEHYGLGRRQLPTGRYERCTPQHSWNSNHVVTNLFLYQLQRHADHHANPTRSYQALRHFDDSPQLPAGYAAMILLAYVPPLWFRVMNPRVVAHYGADMAQSNIKPSIRQKVLAELAIANAP
- a CDS encoding nitric-oxide reductase large subunit, producing MRSTRRLWTWLGLVCLASFAVLLWLGRDIYLAAPPIPNTVVSENGRVIFTGEQIKRGQQVWLASGGQQLGTVWGHGSYVAPDWSADWLHREALELRDAWARQQFGAPYEKLPVDQQGMLDARLKHEMRANRYDAANDRLTLSDTRAAAALRVASHYEALFGADPSLDTLRDQYAMTAGAVPGAADRTALASFFFWSAWSATTDRPGETGTTYTNNWPHEPLVGNTPTAANGMWSIASVIILLGAIAAMVWYHTAHGEHDAPLAVPTNDPLFNVKPTPSMRATKKYFYVVIGLLLTQVFMGAITAHYAVEGHSFFGIPLADVMPWVVSRTIHTQFGVLWIATAWLATGLYISPLLSGREPKLQKLGVDVLFWALIFIVVGSTVTGWLGSLKHLGTNFSFWIGNQGLAYTSMGRVWQILLFVGLLFWLFLMGRALMPALKNKATEGRGLIGMVFLSAACIGLFYASSLAWGQNTHYSMIEYWRWWLVHLWVEGFFEVFATAVIALIFARLGLIRFESANRAIVMETIVFLFGGILGTLHHLYFTGATTSIIAVGAVFSACEVVPLALVGFEGWQTYRKSSAAPWIQSYKWAILCFVAVGLWNTVGAGLLGFSINPPISLYYVQGLNMTPAHGHAALFGVYGMLGIGLMLFCLRGMSERNAWRDTLLKPAFWLLNVGLFMMVFLSILPSGIYEAYASVTQGLWYARSPEIVHAPIMNALVWLRVPGDVVFAFGVLYLGWFALRLLRRPAPSQPDERAVGQAAQRT
- a CDS encoding NnrS family protein encodes the protein MPLVRSTNHSPLAPPDGRHAALWSTGFRSFYLGGAGFGAIAMLAWLGALAGHDSAGRAAPASGLFWHAHEMVFGFGGAIVSGFLLTSLRTWTSTNPAQGPSLAALWLLWLAGRVLMWTGPGWAAAAVDIALLPAIAYALVRALIGAKNRHGIFLPVALGMLAALNALFHLWIRQGHADWALRCVDLAAGLLVLFIVIIGGRIIPSITATARPELPVRQWRLVESSVMSVTLAALLADATGAPAPAIAALAAAAAALHAARLVGWRFWAVGRRPMLSILHVAYASIAAGFALTALSAYGFVAHSLALHTFTTGAIGCAIVGMITRTALEHTGREPVAKLAERICYGLLIVATLARVAGPALAPAATAQWLAVAGIGWTAALLVYVVRYAGLLMSPAPSAPGSGARSGG